From Atribacteraceae bacterium, a single genomic window includes:
- the rpsD gene encoding 30S ribosomal protein S4, giving the protein MSRYTGSKCRLCRRQGLKLLLKGPRCLSNKCAFEKRPFPPGPQRGGRRRVSSYGTQLREKQKVRFIYGITERQFNNYFARAIKLPGLPGETLLVLLEKRLDNVVFRLGLADSRSDARQMVRHGHYLINGKKASIPSLLVQKGDAITLSDKGKSNLKIKEITEEKGPANIPGWIEYNTETRQASLVSEPKRSDIEYDVQEKLIVEFYSR; this is encoded by the coding sequence ATGTCGCGATATACCGGATCGAAATGCCGGCTGTGCCGCCGGCAGGGTTTGAAACTTTTACTGAAAGGTCCCAGATGTCTATCCAACAAATGCGCTTTTGAAAAAAGGCCTTTCCCCCCGGGGCCGCAACGGGGAGGCCGAAGAAGGGTTTCCAGCTATGGGACTCAATTACGGGAAAAACAAAAAGTCCGTTTCATCTATGGAATCACCGAGCGGCAGTTCAACAACTACTTCGCGAGGGCGATAAAACTTCCCGGCTTGCCTGGGGAGACTTTACTGGTTCTTCTGGAAAAAAGATTGGACAATGTTGTATTCCGGCTTGGATTAGCCGATTCCCGCTCTGATGCCCGGCAAATGGTCCGTCACGGGCATTATCTGATCAATGGAAAAAAGGCGAGCATTCCCTCCTTACTCGTTCAGAAGGGTGATGCGATTACTCTTTCGGACAAGGGGAAGAGCAACCTGAAAATCAAGGAAATTACTGAAGAAAAAGGTCCGGCGAATATACCGGGATGGATCGAATACAATACGGAAACCCGTCAGGCGTCTCTCGTGAGTGAACCGAAACGAAGCGATATCGAGTACGATGTTCAGGAGAAGCTCATAGTCGAGTTTTATTCAAGATAA